From Bordetella flabilis, the proteins below share one genomic window:
- a CDS encoding NAD(P)H-dependent flavin oxidoreductase, translated as MPATSATADTAATPDTPVAVTPLAQRLGLSTPVIQAPMAGVSTPALAAAVSNAGALGFLGVGAMTAEAARKAIGETRALTARPFGVNVFCHAPAVADAATESAWLAYLAPVFQEFGAQPPAALGEIYTSFVEDDAMLDVFVKERPAVVSFHFGLPHADRIRALREAGIYLMASATSVDEALRIQEAGVDAVVAQGYEAGGHRGVFDPEAADERLGTLALTRLIVRNVEIPVVAAGGIMDGAGIAAVLALGAQAAQLGTAFIACPESAADAAFRAALQDGRNARTAMTAAISGRRARGLYNRFMRLGEAADSPRVPDYPIAYDAGKALNAAAKAKGNSEFAAQWAGQAVALSRALPAAALVAQLREELMGAHAVTGKYSQP; from the coding sequence ATGCCCGCCACTTCCGCCACTGCCGACACTGCCGCCACCCCCGACACACCGGTCGCCGTCACGCCGCTCGCGCAACGCCTCGGCCTGTCCACGCCGGTCATCCAGGCCCCCATGGCGGGCGTCAGCACGCCAGCGCTGGCCGCCGCCGTATCCAATGCGGGCGCGCTGGGCTTTCTCGGCGTTGGCGCGATGACGGCCGAGGCCGCCCGCAAAGCCATCGGCGAAACCCGCGCCCTGACGGCGCGGCCTTTCGGGGTGAACGTGTTTTGCCATGCCCCGGCGGTGGCCGACGCGGCCACGGAGTCGGCCTGGCTGGCGTACCTGGCGCCGGTCTTCCAGGAGTTCGGCGCGCAGCCGCCGGCCGCGCTAGGCGAGATCTACACCAGCTTCGTTGAGGACGACGCCATGCTGGACGTCTTCGTAAAGGAGCGGCCCGCGGTGGTCAGCTTCCATTTCGGCCTGCCGCACGCCGACCGTATCCGGGCGCTGCGCGAGGCCGGCATCTACCTGATGGCCAGCGCGACCAGCGTGGATGAAGCCTTGCGCATACAGGAGGCTGGCGTCGATGCAGTCGTGGCGCAGGGCTACGAGGCCGGCGGCCACCGCGGCGTTTTCGACCCGGAGGCAGCGGATGAGCGGCTCGGGACCCTGGCGCTGACCCGGCTGATCGTGCGCAATGTCGAGATCCCGGTGGTGGCCGCCGGCGGCATCATGGACGGCGCCGGCATCGCGGCGGTCCTGGCCCTGGGCGCGCAGGCGGCGCAGCTGGGCACCGCCTTCATCGCGTGCCCGGAGTCGGCCGCGGATGCGGCCTTCCGCGCGGCGCTGCAGGATGGGCGCAATGCCCGGACGGCCATGACGGCAGCCATATCCGGCCGCCGCGCGCGCGGCTTGTACAACCGGTTCATGCGCCTGGGCGAAGCCGCCGACAGCCCCCGCGTGCCGGACTATCCCATTGCGTACGATGCCGGCAAGGCGCTGAACGCGGCGGCGAAGGCCAAGGGCAACAGCGAGTTCGCCGCCCAGTGGGCCGGCCAGGCCGTCGCGCTATCGCGCGCGCTGCCGGCCGCCGCATTGGTGGCGCAGCTGCGCGAGGAACTGATGGGCGCGCACGCAGTTACAGGGAAATATTCGCAGCCTTGA
- a CDS encoding ABC transporter permease, translated as MRVARFAPYTSPAEKAWYYALRGIGYGVLAFLLLPIVSIIPLSFSENHFLGYPITGYSLKWYRSLLASPEWITAARNSFIVAPAATLVATVLGVLCALGLQGGDFRGRGAIMAIILSPVVTPIVVVGVGMYFFYADLALNDTYLGLVLAHAILGAPLVVTTVLATLKGYDRRLAMASASLGASGVQTFRRITLPIILPGVLTGAVFAFAVSFDEVVVTLFLAGPRQTTIPRQMFSGIRDDINPTIIALSTVLILLTTALFLVLRWLRHRTDGRARPFG; from the coding sequence ATGCGTGTCGCGCGGTTCGCCCCCTACACGTCGCCGGCCGAGAAAGCGTGGTACTACGCGCTGCGCGGCATCGGCTATGGCGTATTGGCCTTCCTGCTGCTGCCTATCGTATCCATCATCCCGCTGTCGTTCAGCGAGAATCATTTCCTGGGATACCCGATCACGGGATATTCGCTGAAATGGTACCGCTCGCTGTTGGCGTCGCCGGAATGGATCACGGCCGCGCGCAACAGCTTCATCGTGGCACCGGCCGCGACGCTCGTGGCGACAGTGCTGGGCGTCCTGTGCGCGCTGGGCCTGCAAGGCGGCGATTTCCGCGGACGCGGGGCCATCATGGCGATCATTCTTTCACCGGTCGTCACGCCCATCGTCGTGGTGGGCGTCGGCATGTATTTTTTCTACGCGGACCTTGCGCTGAACGACACCTACCTGGGGCTGGTGCTGGCGCACGCGATCCTGGGCGCGCCGCTGGTCGTGACTACCGTGCTGGCGACGCTCAAGGGTTACGACCGGCGCCTCGCGATGGCCAGCGCCAGCCTGGGCGCGTCCGGTGTACAGACCTTCCGGCGTATCACCCTGCCCATCATCCTGCCGGGCGTTCTGACCGGGGCGGTGTTCGCCTTCGCCGTGTCCTTCGACGAGGTCGTCGTGACGCTGTTCCTGGCCGGGCCCCGGCAAACGACCATTCCGCGGCAGATGTTCAGCGGCATCCGCGACGACATCAACCCGACCATCATCGCCTTGTCCACCGTACTAATCCTGCTGACCACCGCCCTTTTCCTGGTGCTGCGATGGCTGCGGCACCGCACAGACGGCCGCGCCCGCCCGTTCGGGTAG
- a CDS encoding autotransporter outer membrane beta-barrel domain-containing protein, translating to MTCSISGGSYSSSQEALYGGADGTSSNKTGSAGPNVTLTNDGNVSISYSSSMYVGGAAVLVGSEGGFGYDEGNGGGGGTVTVTNNGTLGAFLNGSNQGFFPTGKLLYVFSAGGGGSADNKNNNSNGGTGGTGGTVTVQNNAALSMSGTVSGEGFFGIFADNQGGTGGEQNNAATGDQLGGSGGSAGNVTVNNQGSIALGNSNSRVQGTALGAGILARSAGGGGGVNNGNAGDGGWAILNNTGAVSVYWNATTQGALFGVLSRSAGGDGLPSTDNSDRGGDGGAGQYAKVTSSTANILLDVTGAAGVIGAGIAALSHGGDGGKGPSSDNYGGYGGSAWGAEVYLTDNGSVTTRGDSMFGILAEGLGGLGGDGSNGGALAGTGGGGGFGGNGGAIYVETESSTSIATTGAYSVGIVGHSVGGGGGTGSDFVSVLGGSGGNGGNGGNAGVVRIQNAGRITTSGDHAYGILAQSVGGSGGNGGVDTSVALSLGGSGAGGGTADLAQVENVGAISTSGYSAHGVVAQSIGGGGGAAGSATGLLSIGGKAAGTTTSPGGTVLIYNSGAVTTTGDAAIGLLAQSVGGGGGTGGDAKGIAGVGGTGSAGGAGGEAILLNLGTVKTSGDFAVGALAQSIGGGGGNGGDTMTLSTGVSLGIGGNASGGGDGGIVCIDNTGSCATPVPAILPGAITTLGDYAIGLVGQSVGGGGGNGGSATNHSLASFVELQIGGAGGAGGSGKAVTVQQDFLSITTSGAHAIGVLAQSVGGGGGNGGDSSFFDATIGFNAGVAIGGSGGPGGSADVTTVNLRNSQIVTGMPPPNVDPSTFAPDDAFGILAQSIGGGGGNGGSSTAKDFVLAAPTGTGVPVAVNFNASVGGNGGVGGGGNTVNINLSNGTSVATLGDGSHAVVAQSIGGGGGNGGDASTLSTVLGDKDTVEITGSIAIGGVNTGNGANGGTVNVTVGDVGTAYARIPAPLQLPPISQQAPPSTIVTYGDYANGVLAQSIGGGGGNGGIGASNAYAQGGVVNLKANVGLGGKGGYGGYGGTVNVTQNPNQTIQTLGSGSRGITAQSIGGGGGNSQGGTLYLGGAVSGYGARLSVGVGKTGGSGGDGGDVSALTSGAIATAGGDADGVMLQSVGGGGGLGGSIGADASSNPILDRIGTIEDNKNRLGDSGATYTLTVNVGGSGGGGGNGGAITFTHAGQIATQGDWADGYVAQSIGGGGGAGGSSVASGSKVNANITVGVGGTGGISGNGGNITGHFDDDHANLITTAGYMAYGVLLQSIGGGGGQGGDGSDMANGNLTVGGVAGGAGGAAGAGGTISLPAGGSWINVTTSGSDSPSMVLQSVGGGGGIGGAGNTSSSVGIGTHQVAVAVGGKGGVSGDGGTIDASTGGAFTTHGARSYGVLAQSVGGGGGIGGAGSAGSLLSVALGGSGGAAGDGGAVTLALTSGSRLATSGAGSHAIVAQSIGGGGGIAGDTSLALQLNPGAWNGRPADSGANGSGQQVSVSVDGSISTNGANAFGIVAQSIGGGGGLGGVGGTGFAGNSNQQASGTAGNVQVTQSGTLYANGPGSTGILAQSQGPSGNGTVTVNVNGTVQGGSGSASGVWVADGYNNVLNVGTNGSISALSGVAVLYDGDNYTSNGSVLTVNNNGVIQGNVNCYTSGSGPACNEGSLPNVINAQTGMLADATVYQANVVNAGVMFIGTPAQFDTATVTGNFTQQASGVMRVTADFDQLRSNRLVVQGASVLGGTVDVSAVSLLPDREVTVLTAQGPAQGQLNAVDSPVIDYAVTPAGPDYRVRAASADFAAPSMGLKRNQAAVADNLQGAWDAGGNSSFGPLFAALDQASRQGAGAYQQSISDLSPGVALAPAVQMQAGMSRFNDGMMSCPAFAGADALTGERNCLWGQVSGRSTHQDGSGGTAGFDYDSMTYQFGGQREFQPDWFIGASAAYQSSQLRGQDGRVSGNGDSGYVGVVLKRQAGPWTFSGALGGGYGSYELDRNIGIQNMQSTAEGSPDVYTVGAKLRAARTFTPTDNFYLKPYLDLDATYARMPGYDESGNALHLSVDGSSQFVMALSPMLEIGGRADLGNGATMRPYAYAGAAFLSKDKWSTRARFQGAPDGAGSFTTTMDTDRVVARIGAGLQVTTASNMDFRLQYDGELSSKVASHSGTLRVMVPF from the coding sequence GTGACGTGCAGCATTTCGGGCGGCTCGTACAGCAGTTCCCAGGAAGCCCTCTACGGCGGAGCGGACGGCACCAGCAGCAACAAGACGGGGAGTGCCGGTCCCAACGTCACCTTGACCAACGACGGCAATGTCTCGATCAGCTACTCCAGCTCGATGTACGTGGGCGGCGCCGCGGTCCTGGTCGGCAGCGAAGGCGGCTTCGGCTACGACGAAGGCAACGGCGGCGGGGGCGGCACGGTAACGGTGACGAACAACGGCACCCTCGGCGCGTTCCTGAACGGAAGCAACCAAGGGTTTTTTCCCACCGGCAAGCTGCTGTACGTGTTCTCCGCCGGCGGCGGGGGAAGCGCCGACAACAAGAACAACAATTCCAACGGCGGCACGGGCGGCACGGGCGGCACCGTCACCGTGCAGAACAACGCGGCGCTCAGCATGTCCGGCACCGTATCGGGCGAAGGCTTTTTCGGCATCTTCGCCGACAACCAGGGCGGCACGGGCGGCGAACAGAACAACGCCGCGACCGGTGACCAGTTGGGTGGCTCGGGCGGAAGTGCCGGCAATGTCACGGTAAACAACCAGGGCAGCATCGCCCTGGGCAATAGCAACAGCCGGGTGCAGGGAACCGCCCTGGGCGCCGGCATCCTGGCGCGGTCCGCCGGTGGCGGGGGCGGCGTCAATAACGGCAATGCCGGCGACGGCGGGTGGGCCATCCTCAACAATACCGGCGCCGTGAGCGTCTACTGGAATGCGACGACGCAGGGCGCCCTGTTCGGCGTGTTGAGCCGCAGCGCCGGCGGCGATGGCCTGCCTTCCACCGACAACAGCGACCGGGGCGGCGATGGCGGCGCCGGACAATACGCGAAAGTGACGTCCTCCACCGCCAATATCCTGCTGGACGTGACCGGCGCCGCGGGCGTGATCGGCGCGGGTATCGCCGCGCTCAGCCATGGCGGCGATGGCGGCAAGGGTCCGAGCAGCGACAACTATGGCGGCTACGGCGGCAGCGCCTGGGGCGCGGAGGTCTACCTGACCGATAACGGCTCGGTGACCACGCGCGGCGATTCCATGTTCGGCATCCTGGCCGAAGGCCTGGGCGGCCTGGGCGGGGACGGCAGCAACGGCGGCGCGCTCGCGGGCACGGGCGGCGGCGGGGGCTTCGGGGGCAACGGCGGCGCCATCTATGTGGAAACGGAATCCAGCACCTCCATCGCCACCACCGGCGCCTATTCCGTCGGCATCGTCGGGCATTCGGTGGGCGGCGGCGGCGGCACGGGTTCGGATTTCGTCAGCGTGCTGGGCGGGTCGGGCGGCAATGGCGGCAATGGCGGCAACGCGGGCGTCGTAAGAATACAGAACGCCGGGCGTATCACCACGAGCGGTGATCACGCCTACGGCATCCTGGCCCAGTCCGTGGGCGGCAGCGGCGGCAACGGAGGCGTGGACACCTCCGTGGCGCTGTCCCTGGGCGGGTCGGGCGCGGGCGGCGGCACGGCGGACCTGGCCCAGGTGGAGAACGTGGGCGCCATCAGTACCAGCGGCTATAGCGCGCACGGCGTGGTCGCGCAATCCATAGGCGGCGGAGGCGGCGCGGCCGGTTCGGCCACCGGCCTGCTCTCCATCGGCGGCAAGGCCGCGGGCACCACCACCTCTCCCGGCGGCACGGTCCTGATCTACAACTCTGGCGCGGTCACGACGACCGGCGATGCCGCCATCGGCCTGCTGGCGCAGTCCGTCGGCGGGGGCGGTGGCACCGGCGGCGACGCCAAGGGCATCGCCGGGGTCGGCGGCACGGGTTCGGCCGGCGGGGCGGGCGGCGAAGCGATCCTGCTCAATCTGGGCACGGTGAAGACATCGGGCGATTTCGCGGTCGGCGCGCTCGCGCAGTCCATAGGCGGGGGCGGCGGCAACGGCGGCGACACCATGACCCTGTCCACCGGCGTGTCGCTGGGCATCGGCGGCAACGCCAGCGGCGGCGGCGACGGCGGCATCGTCTGCATCGACAACACCGGAAGCTGCGCCACACCGGTGCCGGCCATCCTGCCGGGCGCGATCACCACGCTCGGCGACTATGCCATCGGCCTGGTCGGGCAATCCGTTGGCGGCGGCGGTGGCAACGGCGGCAGCGCGACCAACCACAGCCTGGCTTCCTTCGTCGAATTGCAGATCGGCGGTGCAGGGGGCGCGGGCGGGAGCGGCAAAGCCGTGACCGTCCAGCAGGACTTCCTGTCGATCACGACCAGCGGTGCGCACGCCATCGGCGTGCTGGCGCAGTCCGTCGGCGGCGGCGGCGGCAACGGTGGCGACTCGTCGTTTTTCGATGCCACGATAGGTTTCAACGCCGGGGTTGCGATCGGGGGCAGCGGCGGCCCGGGCGGCTCGGCGGACGTGACGACGGTCAATCTGCGCAACAGCCAGATCGTGACGGGCATGCCCCCGCCCAACGTGGATCCGTCGACCTTCGCGCCCGACGACGCGTTCGGCATCCTGGCGCAATCCATCGGTGGCGGCGGCGGCAACGGCGGCAGCTCCACGGCCAAGGACTTCGTGCTGGCGGCGCCGACCGGCACCGGCGTACCCGTCGCGGTCAACTTCAACGCCTCGGTAGGCGGCAACGGTGGCGTGGGGGGCGGCGGCAACACGGTGAACATCAACTTGAGCAACGGCACTTCGGTGGCGACGCTGGGCGACGGTTCGCACGCGGTGGTGGCGCAGTCGATCGGCGGCGGGGGCGGCAACGGTGGCGACGCTTCCACGCTGTCCACCGTGCTGGGCGACAAGGACACCGTTGAGATTACAGGGAGCATCGCCATCGGCGGCGTTAACACCGGCAACGGCGCCAACGGCGGAACGGTCAACGTGACCGTGGGCGATGTCGGCACGGCCTACGCGCGCATCCCGGCGCCGCTGCAGCTGCCGCCCATCTCGCAACAGGCGCCGCCATCGACCATCGTGACCTACGGCGACTATGCCAACGGCGTGCTGGCGCAGTCCATCGGCGGCGGCGGCGGCAATGGCGGCATCGGCGCCAGCAACGCCTACGCGCAAGGCGGCGTGGTCAACCTGAAGGCCAACGTGGGCCTGGGCGGAAAGGGCGGCTATGGCGGCTACGGCGGCACGGTGAACGTTACGCAGAATCCGAACCAGACCATCCAGACGCTGGGCTCGGGCTCGCGCGGCATTACCGCGCAATCCATCGGGGGCGGCGGCGGCAATTCGCAGGGCGGCACGCTCTACCTGGGCGGCGCGGTGAGCGGTTATGGCGCCCGCCTCAGCGTGGGAGTCGGCAAGACCGGCGGTTCGGGCGGCGACGGCGGCGACGTCAGCGCGTTGACCTCCGGCGCCATCGCCACCGCGGGCGGCGATGCCGACGGCGTCATGCTGCAATCGGTCGGCGGCGGCGGCGGCCTGGGCGGCTCCATCGGCGCGGATGCGTCGTCCAATCCCATCCTCGACCGCATCGGCACCATCGAGGACAACAAAAACCGCCTCGGGGATTCAGGCGCCACCTATACGCTTACCGTAAACGTCGGCGGCAGCGGTGGCGGCGGCGGCAATGGCGGCGCGATCACCTTCACGCACGCCGGCCAGATCGCCACGCAGGGCGACTGGGCCGACGGCTATGTCGCCCAATCCATCGGCGGAGGCGGCGGCGCCGGCGGTTCATCGGTCGCCTCGGGCAGCAAGGTCAATGCCAACATCACGGTTGGCGTGGGCGGCACGGGCGGCATCTCCGGCAACGGTGGAAACATCACCGGCCACTTCGACGACGACCACGCCAACCTCATCACCACCGCAGGCTACATGGCATACGGCGTCCTGCTGCAGTCCATCGGCGGGGGCGGCGGCCAGGGGGGCGACGGTTCCGATATGGCCAACGGCAATCTGACCGTCGGCGGCGTGGCCGGCGGCGCGGGCGGCGCGGCGGGGGCGGGCGGCACGATCTCGCTGCCGGCAGGCGGCAGCTGGATCAATGTGACGACCAGCGGCAGCGACTCTCCCTCCATGGTCTTGCAGTCCGTCGGCGGTGGGGGCGGCATCGGCGGCGCGGGCAACACCAGTTCGTCGGTCGGCATAGGCACGCACCAGGTCGCCGTGGCGGTAGGCGGCAAGGGCGGCGTCAGCGGCGACGGCGGCACCATCGATGCCTCGACGGGCGGCGCCTTCACGACCCATGGCGCGCGCTCGTATGGCGTCCTGGCGCAGTCCGTGGGCGGCGGCGGGGGCATAGGCGGGGCGGGGTCGGCCGGCAGCCTGCTCAGCGTGGCGCTGGGCGGAAGCGGCGGCGCGGCGGGCGACGGCGGGGCCGTCACCTTGGCGTTGACCAGCGGAAGCCGCCTGGCGACATCCGGCGCGGGCTCGCATGCCATCGTGGCGCAGTCCATCGGCGGTGGCGGCGGTATCGCGGGCGACACATCGCTGGCCTTGCAACTGAACCCCGGCGCCTGGAACGGCAGGCCCGCCGATTCCGGCGCCAATGGTTCCGGGCAGCAGGTGTCGGTCTCGGTCGACGGCAGCATCAGCACCAACGGCGCCAACGCATTCGGCATCGTCGCGCAGTCGATAGGCGGCGGCGGCGGCCTGGGTGGCGTGGGTGGCACCGGCTTCGCCGGCAATAGCAATCAACAAGCCTCCGGCACGGCGGGCAACGTACAGGTGACGCAGAGCGGCACGCTGTACGCCAACGGCCCGGGCTCGACGGGCATCCTGGCGCAAAGCCAGGGCCCCAGCGGCAATGGCACCGTCACGGTGAACGTGAACGGCACGGTGCAGGGCGGTTCGGGAAGCGCCAGCGGCGTCTGGGTCGCCGACGGCTACAACAACGTGCTGAATGTCGGGACGAACGGCTCGATTTCCGCGTTGTCGGGCGTGGCGGTGCTATATGACGGCGATAACTACACGTCCAATGGATCGGTGCTGACGGTCAACAACAACGGCGTCATCCAGGGCAACGTCAACTGCTACACCTCGGGCAGCGGCCCCGCCTGCAACGAGGGCAGCCTGCCGAACGTCATCAATGCGCAGACCGGCATGCTCGCCGACGCCACGGTCTACCAGGCCAATGTGGTCAATGCGGGCGTCATGTTTATCGGCACGCCGGCGCAGTTCGATACCGCTACGGTGACGGGCAACTTCACGCAGCAGGCAAGCGGCGTGATGCGCGTCACCGCCGATTTCGACCAACTGCGCTCGAACCGTCTGGTGGTGCAGGGGGCTTCCGTTCTGGGCGGGACGGTGGACGTGAGCGCGGTAAGCCTGCTGCCGGATCGCGAGGTCACCGTGCTGACCGCCCAGGGCCCCGCGCAGGGTCAGTTGAACGCGGTGGACTCGCCGGTCATCGATTACGCCGTGACCCCGGCAGGCCCGGATTACCGCGTGCGCGCCGCGAGCGCGGACTTCGCGGCCCCGTCCATGGGCTTGAAGCGCAACCAGGCCGCGGTCGCGGATAATCTGCAGGGCGCCTGGGACGCCGGCGGCAACTCCAGTTTCGGCCCGCTGTTCGCCGCCCTGGACCAGGCCTCGCGCCAGGGCGCGGGCGCGTACCAGCAAAGCATCTCCGATCTCTCGCCCGGCGTCGCGCTGGCGCCCGCCGTGCAGATGCAGGCCGGAATGAGCCGCTTCAATGACGGCATGATGTCCTGCCCCGCCTTTGCCGGCGCGGACGCCCTGACGGGCGAACGCAATTGCCTGTGGGGCCAGGTGAGCGGACGTTCCACGCATCAGGACGGCAGCGGCGGCACGGCCGGCTTCGATTACGACAGCATGACCTATCAGTTTGGCGGGCAACGCGAGTTCCAGCCGGATTGGTTCATCGGCGCCTCCGCGGCGTACCAGAGCAGCCAGTTGCGCGGGCAGGACGGCAGGGTGTCCGGCAATGGCGACAGCGGCTACGTGGGCGTGGTATTGAAGCGGCAGGCCGGCCCCTGGACGTTCTCCGGCGCGCTCGGGGGCGGTTATGGCTCCTATGAACTGGACCGCAATATCGGCATCCAGAACATGCAGAGCACGGCCGAAGGCAGCCCGGATGTCTACACCGTGGGCGCGAAGCTGCGTGCCGCGCGCACCTTCACGCCGACGGACAACTTCTACCTGAAGCCATACCTGGACCTGGATGCCACCTATGCGCGCATGCCGGGGTATGACGAGTCGGGCAACGCGCTGCATCTCTCGGTCGATGGAAGCAGCCAGTTCGTCATGGCGCTGTCGCCCATGCTGGAAATCGGCGGGCGCGCCGACCTGGGCAATGGCGCCACCATGCGGCCGTATGCGTATGCGGGCGCCGCGTTCCTGTCCAAGGACAAGTGGAGCACCCGCGCCCGTTTCCAGGGGGCGCCGGATGGCGCGGGGTCGTTCACCACGACAATGGATACGGACAGGGTCGTGGCGAGGATCGGCGCGGGCCTGCAGGTGACCACCGCGTCGAACATGGACTTCCGGCTGCAATACGACGGGGAGCTCTCCTCCAAGGTCGCGAGCCATAGCGGGACGTTGCGGGTGATGGTGCCGTTCTAG
- a CDS encoding ABC transporter permease, whose product MFITTQPTALARGAAGAVADPKAALRRERRKRTQVALAFIAPLLVFMVLFFVLPIAKLLTLAVWSPEVRDALPRSAPALAAWDRTALPDDAVYQSFVADLLAAAGDRALGRMAQRLEYEQRGFRVLIQRTARALGQARQAGTLAPATARAALLDADRRWGELSYWQVLARAASPLTPYFVLTAIDMAQDPDGRIHAVEPSHAVYLRILGRTFWVSAVVTLFCLVLGYPVAYWLTTLPARRASWVMIGILIPFWCSILVRIAAWMVLLQREGLVNTLLRALHLIDEPVDMLFHRIAVYVSMTHILLPVMIFPLYSVMKEIPPGYQRAAISLGSHPFQAFWRIYVPQTMPGISAGALLVFIMALGYYIAPSLLGGAGDQFMSYYVAYFTNQQINWGLACALGAVLLLATALSYVVFILLKRTGMLVLRRS is encoded by the coding sequence ATGTTCATTACGACGCAGCCCACGGCGCTTGCCCGCGGCGCCGCCGGCGCCGTGGCCGACCCGAAGGCGGCGCTGCGCCGCGAGCGCCGCAAGCGTACGCAGGTGGCCCTGGCCTTCATCGCGCCATTGCTGGTTTTCATGGTGCTGTTCTTCGTGCTGCCCATCGCCAAGCTGCTGACCCTGGCGGTGTGGAGCCCCGAGGTGCGCGACGCGCTGCCCCGCAGCGCTCCCGCCTTGGCGGCGTGGGACCGGACCGCGCTGCCCGACGATGCCGTCTACCAAAGCTTCGTCGCCGACCTGCTCGCCGCCGCCGGCGACCGGGCACTGGGACGCATGGCGCAGCGCCTGGAGTACGAGCAGCGCGGCTTTCGCGTCCTCATCCAGCGCACGGCCCGTGCGCTGGGGCAGGCCCGGCAAGCCGGGACGCTCGCGCCGGCCACGGCCCGCGCCGCCCTGTTGGATGCCGACCGCCGTTGGGGCGAGCTGTCGTATTGGCAGGTCCTGGCCCGCGCCGCGTCGCCGTTGACGCCGTACTTCGTGCTGACGGCCATCGACATGGCGCAGGATCCGGACGGCCGCATCCACGCGGTGGAGCCGTCCCATGCGGTCTACCTGCGCATTCTCGGCCGCACGTTCTGGGTCAGCGCCGTCGTGACGCTGTTCTGCCTGGTGCTGGGCTATCCGGTCGCCTATTGGCTCACGACCTTGCCCGCGCGCCGGGCCAGCTGGGTCATGATCGGCATCCTGATCCCCTTCTGGTGCTCGATACTGGTGCGCATTGCCGCGTGGATGGTGCTGCTGCAGCGCGAAGGCCTGGTCAACACGCTGTTGCGCGCACTGCACCTGATCGACGAGCCGGTCGATATGCTGTTCCACCGCATCGCCGTCTACGTTTCCATGACGCATATCCTGCTGCCGGTCATGATTTTTCCGCTGTACAGCGTCATGAAAGAGATCCCCCCGGGCTACCAGCGCGCTGCGATCTCGCTGGGCAGCCATCCCTTCCAGGCGTTCTGGCGCATCTATGTGCCCCAGACCATGCCCGGCATATCGGCGGGCGCGCTGCTGGTGTTCATCATGGCCCTGGGCTACTACATCGCGCCCAGCCTGCTGGGCGGCGCGGGCGACCAGTTCATGAGCTACTACGTCGCGTATTTCACCAACCAGCAGATCAACTGGGGCCTGGCCTGCGCGCTGGGCGCCGTGCTGTTGCTGGCCACGGCGCTTTCCTATGTCGTGTTCATCCTGCTCAAGCGAACCGGGATGCTGGTACTGCGGAGATCCTGA
- a CDS encoding Bug family tripartite tricarboxylate transporter substrate binding protein, whose protein sequence is MPSSACPPNGAPARPSRRSALRRAGAYTAGLAGLGLAGLTFAQSTAPLHLLVAYPPGGSADILARLLAQYLGPVLGRSVVVDNRPGAGGMLGLNVAVQSPPDGNTIFLCPVTTLIIGTELNKNARNDVVRDLEPVSLLASAPHVLATNTHVPAQDMESFIAWLRKNGPSVNYASGYGTLSHLEGVLLQQRLGVQLTNVPYKGSAQAMTDLLAGSVSFIFDSIPSALPFIRSGQLRGLAVASSRRVPALSQLPTLKEAGVPGYDVDNWFGICAPKGTPPAAIQTLDQAFAGIMADPKLDASLEQNGYLANYANAATLRDVSIAETRKWGELIKAANISL, encoded by the coding sequence ATGCCCTCATCCGCATGCCCACCCAACGGCGCGCCAGCGCGCCCATCCCGTCGCAGCGCGCTGCGACGCGCGGGCGCATACACCGCGGGCCTCGCGGGCCTGGGCCTGGCGGGACTGACCTTCGCCCAGTCGACCGCGCCCCTGCATCTGCTGGTCGCGTATCCTCCAGGCGGCTCGGCCGATATCCTGGCGCGGTTGCTGGCCCAGTACCTGGGACCGGTCCTCGGGCGTTCCGTGGTCGTGGACAACCGTCCCGGCGCGGGCGGCATGCTGGGACTGAACGTGGCTGTCCAATCCCCGCCGGACGGCAACACCATCTTCCTGTGTCCGGTCACCACGCTGATCATCGGTACCGAGCTGAATAAGAATGCCCGCAACGATGTCGTCAGGGATCTGGAGCCGGTGTCCTTGCTGGCCAGCGCGCCGCATGTGCTGGCGACCAATACGCACGTGCCCGCGCAGGACATGGAGAGCTTTATCGCCTGGCTGAGGAAAAACGGCCCGAGCGTCAACTATGCCTCCGGCTACGGCACGCTCTCCCATTTGGAAGGGGTGTTGCTGCAGCAACGGCTGGGCGTGCAACTGACGAACGTGCCATACAAGGGCTCGGCCCAGGCCATGACCGACCTGCTCGCGGGGAGTGTGTCTTTCATCTTCGACAGCATCCCCTCGGCACTGCCTTTCATACGCAGCGGGCAGTTGCGCGGCCTCGCCGTGGCGTCGTCGCGCCGGGTCCCGGCGCTGAGCCAACTGCCCACACTGAAAGAAGCCGGCGTGCCGGGGTATGACGTGGACAACTGGTTCGGCATCTGCGCGCCCAAGGGAACGCCCCCGGCGGCCATCCAGACCCTGGACCAGGCCTTCGCCGGGATCATGGCCGATCCCAAGCTGGACGCGAGCCTGGAGCAGAACGGCTACCTGGCCAACTATGCCAATGCCGCGACGCTGCGCGATGTCTCCATTGCCGAAACAAGGAAATGGGGCGAGCTGATCAAGGCTGCGAATATTTCCCTGTAA